In Hyperolius riggenbachi isolate aHypRig1 chromosome 10, aHypRig1.pri, whole genome shotgun sequence, a genomic segment contains:
- the LOC137535841 gene encoding trichohyalin-like: MNTLLDEVATSCTRPLRMDEDQSHMTERIFSLILEIICLLTGESFPPVKSGDHVTITVPPPHSLISEGHNKQKMLAVTRKMMELLTGEGGKQVNTVIKWREEETYVRSDQQSVEESDIRTIKEETCMRGDQQSVDGEMMRTIKEEEETYVRSDQQSMEEGDIMRTSKEEEETYVRSDQLSMEEGDMMRTSKEEEETYVRSDQQSMEEGDMMRTSKEEEEETYVRSDQQSMEEGYMIRTIKEEEEETYVRSDQQSMEEGEM, translated from the exons ATGAATACATTGTTGGATGAG GTAGCAACATCCTGTACAAGACcactgaggatggatgaggaccagagtcacatgaccgagAGAATATTTAGCCTGATCCTGGAGATCATctgtctgctgactggagag AGTTTTcctccagtgaagtctggtgatcatgtgaccatcacggtgcccccacctcactccttgatatctgagggacacaacaagcagaagatGCTGGCAgtcaccaggaagatgatggagctgctgacaggagag GGTGGAAAACAGGTAAACACTGTGATTAAATGgagagaagaagagacatatgtgaggagtgatcagcagtctgtggaggagagtGACATAAGGACAATAAAAGAAGAGACATGtatgaggggtgatcagcagtctgtggatggAGAGATGATGAGGACaataaaagaggaagaagagacgtatgtgaggagtgatcagcagtctatggaggagggtgacataatgaggacaagtaaagaggaagaagagacatatgtgaggagtgatcagctgtctatggaggagggtgacatgatgaggacaagtaaagaggaagaagagacatatgtgaggagtgatcagcagtctatggaggagggtgacatgatgaggacaagtaaagaggaagaagaagagacatatgtgaggagtgatcagcagtctatggaggagggttacATGataaggacaattaaagaggaagaagaagagacatatgtgaggagtgatcagcagtctatggaggagggtgaaatg
- the LOC137535318 gene encoding zinc finger protein 84-like: MEEGEMMRTSKEEEEETYVRSDQQSMEEGDMMRTYKKEDIITGMSTGWSPGIRNLSETRLSVSTDCTTDDDVTGQESPADILVTPNIPSDSPHLSNPEGPPSQHSSPPAGGSYSCSMCGKCFVRKSHLLRHERSHTGEKPYSCAECRKCFGFKSHLARHERTHTGEKPYSCAECGKCFARKSKLVLHERSHTGEKPHSCTECGKCFALKSHLVRHERFHTGEKPYSCPECGKCFIQKSHLVTHESSHTGEKPNSCAECGKCFVRKSDLARHERSHTGEKPNSCPECGKCFVRKSDLAQHERSHTCEKLYSCTKCEKCFVLKSQLVLHERAHTGEKPNSCAECGKCFVQKSDLARHEQSHTGEKLYSCTECEKSFVLKSELVLHESAHTGEKPNSCAECGKCFVWKSDLARHKRSHTGEKPYSCTECGKCFVIKSQLVLHERAHTGEKPYSCSECGKCFARKSNLALHKRSHTGEKPHSCAECGKCFLRK; the protein is encoded by the exons atggaggagggtgaaatgatgaggacaagtaaggaggaagaagaagagacgtatgtgaggagtgatcagcagtctatggaggagggtgatatGATGAGGACATATAAGAAGGAAGACATTATTACAGGGATGAGCACAG ggtggagtcccggcatcaggaacctctcagagactcgtctctctgtatccacagactgtaccacggatgatgatgtcactggacaagagtctcctgcagatatcctggttaccccaaatattccctcagactcccctcacctgtctaaccctgaggggcctcctTCCCAGCACAGCtccccccctgctggagggtcttattcttgttccatgtgtgggaaatgttttgttcggaaATCACATCTGTTaaggcatgagagatctcacactggtgagaagccctattcatgtgctgagtgccgGAAATGTTTTGGGTTTAAATCACATCTTGccagacatgagagaactcacaccggTGAAAAACCATATTcctgtgccgagtgtgggaaatgttttgcacggaaGTCAAAACTTGTCTTACATgagagatcacacactggtgagaagccacattcatgtactgagtgtgggaaatgctttgcacTGAAATCGCATctggtcagacatgagagatttcacactggtgagaagccctattcgtgtcctgagtgtgggaaatgtttcatacAGAAATCACATCTGGTTACACATGAAagttctcacactggtgagaagcccaattcatgtgctgagtgtgggaaatgttttgttaggAAATCAGATCTtgccagacatgagagatctcacactggtgaaaaacccaattcatgtcctgagtgtggaaaatgttttgtccGGAAATCAGATCTTGCCCAACATGAGCGATCTCACACTTGTGAGAAGCTGTATTCATGTACTAAGTGTGAAAAATGTTTTGTGCTTAAATCACAACTTGTCTTACATGAGAgagctcacactggtgagaagcccaattcatgtgctgagtgtgggaaatgttttgttcagaaatcagaTCTTGCCAGACATGagcaatctcacactggtgagaagctgtaTTCCTGTACGGAGTGTGAAAAATCGTTTGTGCTTAAATCAGAACTTGTCTTACATGAGAgtgctcacactggtgagaagcccaattcatgtgctgagtgtgggaaatgttttgtttggaaATCAGATCTTGCCAGACATAagcgatctcacactggtgagaagccgtattcatgtactgagtgtgggaaatgttttgtgattAAATCACAACTTGTCTTACATGAGAgagctcacactggtgagaagccctattcatgttctgagtgtgggaaatgttttgcacgaaAGTCAAATTTGGCCttacataagagatctcacactggtgagaagccacattcatgtgctgagtgtgggaaatgtttcttaCGGAAATAA